A single region of the Malaclemys terrapin pileata isolate rMalTer1 chromosome 4, rMalTer1.hap1, whole genome shotgun sequence genome encodes:
- the PPP1R32 gene encoding protein phosphatase 1 regulatory subunit 32 isoform X1: MGRLPLGGVSPYVRTSTGGSVDPLKFYATSYGTAYGQERFHPRVGHHSGAGYKSNYRPVISYKASLDQVDNPAVGQLLQDNYDTVTTKHFQPLQLPDGKYPLPWSVYQPGSGFVRDKPISFPTTKAVKKVHFNTRDQGPQAITGLEPRQLPVLHKPQGKGSVEGENARHGPLYMSTEYNSKFRFDGPSQPDFLQRKTIGAKEETGFTEGTQRNPIAILPPPPGEPRSQPGISITKTDFLPSTLPHGDEFLPVLSKGSERETGFSRDKGNGLSAMGPLHAAPQPGAERSEPLSHAQFRGLQRPLQTQTNLLGREYVGNKELSGFSINNKKYVTPPYDPDLPNKYLSSYNSKFYDNTLKGVDREGWTRGGIQPQQPGGFATNNHVTELGSDPNATETLRRVHPHVGRTITTVDPFYCDTPHDSRFSALYQTAIPESVPPPCRSWSPRARQGLQGWSPLVRQGLQGWSPPARQGLQGWSPSVRQGLQGWSPPVRQGLQHLPTVFTSPRI, from the exons ATGGGGCGCCTCCCCCTGGGCGGTGTCTCGCCCTATGTGAGGACCAGCACTGGTGGGAGCGTGGACCCTCTGAAGTTCTACGCCACCAGCTACGGCACGGCTTACG GGCAGGAGAGATTCCATCCTCGCGTCGGCCACCACTCCGGAGCCGGGTACAAATCCAATTACCGGCCTGTCATCTCTTACAAGGCCAGCCTGGATCAAGTGGATAATCCAGCTGTGGG ACAGCTCCTTCAAGATAACTATGACACAGTGACCACCAAGCACTTCCAGCCCCTCCAGCTTCCCGATGGCAAGTACCCCCTGCCCTGGAGCGTCTACCAGCCGGGGAGCGGGTTTGTTCGAGACAAGCCCATTTCCTTCCCCACCACCAAAGCC GTTAAGAAAGTCCACTTCAATACGCGGGACCAGGGGCCGCAAGCCAtcacagggctggagcccagacaaCTCCCTGTCCTGCACAAGCCACAGGGGAAAGGCTCCGTCGAGGGGGAGAACGCCAGACAC GGCCCTCTCTACATGTCCACAGAGTATAACTCCAAGTTCCGCTTCGACGGTCCCAGCCAGCCAG ATTTCTTACAGAGGAAGACGATAGGAGCCAAGGAGGAGACGGGATTCACTGAGGGCACCCAGCGGAACCCCATTGCAATCCTGCCACCTCCTCCAGGAGAGCCA AGGAGCCAGCCTGGCATCAGCATCACCAAGACGGACTTCCTGCCCAGCACTCTCCCCCAT GGCGATGAGTTCCTGCCTGTGCTGTCAAAGGGCTCCGAGCGAGAGACGGGATTCAGCCGGGACAAAGGCAATGGCCTCAGTGCCATG ggccCGCTGCATGCAGCACCCCAGCCTGGGGCCGAGAGATCAGAGCCCCTGAGCCACGCTCAGTTCCGAGGGCTCCAGAGGCCCCTGCAGACCCAGACCAACCTGCTGGGCCGGGAGTACGTGGGGAACAAG GAACTCTCCGGATTCAGCATCAACAACAAGAAGTATGTGACACCTCCCTATGACCCGGACTTGCCCAACAAGTACCTGAGCAGCTACAACTCCAA GTTTTATGACAATACCCTCAAGGGGGTGGACCGTGAAGGATGGACCCGCGGAGGAATCCAGCCCCAACAGCCAGGCGGCTTTGCCACCAATAACCACGTCACTGAACTGGGCAGCGACCCCAATGCCACAGAGACCCTGAGACGGGTCCATCCCCATGTCGGCAG gacaATCACAACAGTGGACCCGTTCTATTGCGACACCCCTCACGACAGCCGCTTCTCTGCTCTTTACCAAACCGCCATACCTGA ATCTGTGCCTCCACCCTGCAGGAGCTGGTCTCCCCGGGCGAGGCAGGGACTCCAGGGCTGGTCTCCCTTGGTGAGGCAGGGACTCCAGGGCTGGTCTCCTCCGGCGAGGCAGGGACTCCAGGGCTGGTCTCCCTCGGTGAGGCAGGGACTCCAGGGCTGGTCTCCCCCGGTGAGGCAGGGGCTTCAGCATCTCCCAACGGTCTTTACTTCTCCAAGGATATAA
- the PPP1R32 gene encoding protein phosphatase 1 regulatory subunit 32 isoform X2 produces the protein MGRLPLGGVSPYVRTSTGGSVDPLKFYATSYGTAYGQERFHPRVGHHSGAGYKSNYRPVISYKASLDQVDNPAVGQLLQDNYDTVTTKHFQPLQLPDGKYPLPWSVYQPGSGFVRDKPISFPTTKAGPLYMSTEYNSKFRFDGPSQPDFLQRKTIGAKEETGFTEGTQRNPIAILPPPPGEPRSQPGISITKTDFLPSTLPHGDEFLPVLSKGSERETGFSRDKGNGLSAMGPLHAAPQPGAERSEPLSHAQFRGLQRPLQTQTNLLGREYVGNKELSGFSINNKKYVTPPYDPDLPNKYLSSYNSKFYDNTLKGVDREGWTRGGIQPQQPGGFATNNHVTELGSDPNATETLRRVHPHVGRTITTVDPFYCDTPHDSRFSALYQTAIPESVPPPCRSWSPRARQGLQGWSPLVRQGLQGWSPPARQGLQGWSPSVRQGLQGWSPPVRQGLQHLPTVFTSPRI, from the exons ATGGGGCGCCTCCCCCTGGGCGGTGTCTCGCCCTATGTGAGGACCAGCACTGGTGGGAGCGTGGACCCTCTGAAGTTCTACGCCACCAGCTACGGCACGGCTTACG GGCAGGAGAGATTCCATCCTCGCGTCGGCCACCACTCCGGAGCCGGGTACAAATCCAATTACCGGCCTGTCATCTCTTACAAGGCCAGCCTGGATCAAGTGGATAATCCAGCTGTGGG ACAGCTCCTTCAAGATAACTATGACACAGTGACCACCAAGCACTTCCAGCCCCTCCAGCTTCCCGATGGCAAGTACCCCCTGCCCTGGAGCGTCTACCAGCCGGGGAGCGGGTTTGTTCGAGACAAGCCCATTTCCTTCCCCACCACCAAAGCC GGCCCTCTCTACATGTCCACAGAGTATAACTCCAAGTTCCGCTTCGACGGTCCCAGCCAGCCAG ATTTCTTACAGAGGAAGACGATAGGAGCCAAGGAGGAGACGGGATTCACTGAGGGCACCCAGCGGAACCCCATTGCAATCCTGCCACCTCCTCCAGGAGAGCCA AGGAGCCAGCCTGGCATCAGCATCACCAAGACGGACTTCCTGCCCAGCACTCTCCCCCAT GGCGATGAGTTCCTGCCTGTGCTGTCAAAGGGCTCCGAGCGAGAGACGGGATTCAGCCGGGACAAAGGCAATGGCCTCAGTGCCATG ggccCGCTGCATGCAGCACCCCAGCCTGGGGCCGAGAGATCAGAGCCCCTGAGCCACGCTCAGTTCCGAGGGCTCCAGAGGCCCCTGCAGACCCAGACCAACCTGCTGGGCCGGGAGTACGTGGGGAACAAG GAACTCTCCGGATTCAGCATCAACAACAAGAAGTATGTGACACCTCCCTATGACCCGGACTTGCCCAACAAGTACCTGAGCAGCTACAACTCCAA GTTTTATGACAATACCCTCAAGGGGGTGGACCGTGAAGGATGGACCCGCGGAGGAATCCAGCCCCAACAGCCAGGCGGCTTTGCCACCAATAACCACGTCACTGAACTGGGCAGCGACCCCAATGCCACAGAGACCCTGAGACGGGTCCATCCCCATGTCGGCAG gacaATCACAACAGTGGACCCGTTCTATTGCGACACCCCTCACGACAGCCGCTTCTCTGCTCTTTACCAAACCGCCATACCTGA ATCTGTGCCTCCACCCTGCAGGAGCTGGTCTCCCCGGGCGAGGCAGGGACTCCAGGGCTGGTCTCCCTTGGTGAGGCAGGGACTCCAGGGCTGGTCTCCTCCGGCGAGGCAGGGACTCCAGGGCTGGTCTCCCTCGGTGAGGCAGGGACTCCAGGGCTGGTCTCCCCCGGTGAGGCAGGGGCTTCAGCATCTCCCAACGGTCTTTACTTCTCCAAGGATATAA
- the PPP1R32 gene encoding protein phosphatase 1 regulatory subunit 32 isoform X3: MISCTTSSVSIATGQPAPQRSSPPSTMGRLPLGGVSPYVRTSTGGSVDPLKFYATSYGTAYGQERFHPRVGHHSGAGYKSNYRPVISYKASLDQVDNPAVGQLLQDNYDTVTTKHFQPLQLPDGKYPLPWSVYQPGSGFVRDKPISFPTTKAVKKVHFNTRDQGPQAITGLEPRQLPVLHKPQGKGSVEGENARHGPLYMSTEYNSKFRFDGPSQPDFLQRKTIGAKEETGFTEGTQRNPIAILPPPPGEPRSQPGISITKTDFLPSTLPHGDEFLPVLSKGSERETGFSRDKGNGLSAMGPLHAAPQPGAERSEPLSHAQFRGLQRPLQTQTNLLGREYVGNKELSGFSINNKKYVTPPYDPDLPNKYLSSYNSKFYDNTLKGVDREGWTRGGIQPQQPGGFATNNHVTELGSDPNATETLRRVHPHVGRTITTVDPFYCDTPHDSRFSALYQTAIPE; this comes from the exons ATGATCAGCTGTACCACGTCCTCTGTCTCTATAGCTACTGGGCAGCCTGCCCCGCAGAGATCCAGCCCTCCCTCCACCATGGGGCGCCTCCCCCTGGGCGGTGTCTCGCCCTATGTGAGGACCAGCACTGGTGGGAGCGTGGACCCTCTGAAGTTCTACGCCACCAGCTACGGCACGGCTTACG GGCAGGAGAGATTCCATCCTCGCGTCGGCCACCACTCCGGAGCCGGGTACAAATCCAATTACCGGCCTGTCATCTCTTACAAGGCCAGCCTGGATCAAGTGGATAATCCAGCTGTGGG ACAGCTCCTTCAAGATAACTATGACACAGTGACCACCAAGCACTTCCAGCCCCTCCAGCTTCCCGATGGCAAGTACCCCCTGCCCTGGAGCGTCTACCAGCCGGGGAGCGGGTTTGTTCGAGACAAGCCCATTTCCTTCCCCACCACCAAAGCC GTTAAGAAAGTCCACTTCAATACGCGGGACCAGGGGCCGCAAGCCAtcacagggctggagcccagacaaCTCCCTGTCCTGCACAAGCCACAGGGGAAAGGCTCCGTCGAGGGGGAGAACGCCAGACAC GGCCCTCTCTACATGTCCACAGAGTATAACTCCAAGTTCCGCTTCGACGGTCCCAGCCAGCCAG ATTTCTTACAGAGGAAGACGATAGGAGCCAAGGAGGAGACGGGATTCACTGAGGGCACCCAGCGGAACCCCATTGCAATCCTGCCACCTCCTCCAGGAGAGCCA AGGAGCCAGCCTGGCATCAGCATCACCAAGACGGACTTCCTGCCCAGCACTCTCCCCCAT GGCGATGAGTTCCTGCCTGTGCTGTCAAAGGGCTCCGAGCGAGAGACGGGATTCAGCCGGGACAAAGGCAATGGCCTCAGTGCCATG ggccCGCTGCATGCAGCACCCCAGCCTGGGGCCGAGAGATCAGAGCCCCTGAGCCACGCTCAGTTCCGAGGGCTCCAGAGGCCCCTGCAGACCCAGACCAACCTGCTGGGCCGGGAGTACGTGGGGAACAAG GAACTCTCCGGATTCAGCATCAACAACAAGAAGTATGTGACACCTCCCTATGACCCGGACTTGCCCAACAAGTACCTGAGCAGCTACAACTCCAA GTTTTATGACAATACCCTCAAGGGGGTGGACCGTGAAGGATGGACCCGCGGAGGAATCCAGCCCCAACAGCCAGGCGGCTTTGCCACCAATAACCACGTCACTGAACTGGGCAGCGACCCCAATGCCACAGAGACCCTGAGACGGGTCCATCCCCATGTCGGCAG gacaATCACAACAGTGGACCCGTTCTATTGCGACACCCCTCACGACAGCCGCTTCTCTGCTCTTTACCAAACCGCCATACCTGAGTAG
- the SDHAF2 gene encoding succinate dehydrogenase assembly factor 2, mitochondrial, giving the protein MAAAMGLRLLTLSRRALRGPRPSSLPARRGYRGGSSADSRKDLLEIPLPPWQERPSEPLQAKRARLLYESRKRGMLENCLLLSLFAKENLNSMTERQLNLYDRLINEPSNDWDIYYWATEAKPTPEVFENDVMVMLKEFTKNKNKEQRLRQPDLEYLFEPSW; this is encoded by the exons ATGGCAGCGGCGATGGGGCTTCGG CTCCTGACTCTCTCCCGACGGGCTCTCCGCGGCCCCCGCCCGAGCTCGCTCCCCGCCCGGCGCGGCTATCGGGGGGGCTCCTCGGCCGACTCGCGGAAGGACCTGCTGGAGATCCCCTTGCCCCCCTGGCAGGAGCGGCCCAGCGAGCCCCTGCAGGCCAAGAGAGCCCGGCTCCTGTACGAGAGCAGGAAGCGAGGCATGCTGGAGAACTGCCTGCTGCTTAG CCTCTTTGCAAAGGAGAATCTGAACAGCATGACTGAGCGGCAGCTGAACCTCTATGACCGTCTGATCAATGAGCCCAGCAACGACTGGGATATTTACTACTGGGCAACAG AAGCAAAGCCCACCCCGGAGGTGTTTGAGAATGATGTCATGGTGATGCTGAAAGAGTTCACCAAGAACAAGAACAAGGAGCAGAGGCTGCGGCAGCCGGACCTAGAGTACCTCTTTGAGCCCTCATGGTGA